ATGTTGTTGCCGCTTTCAAGCAAGTTCGACTTCACGGACACATTCTCCACATTGATCTTGCTGCCTGGATATGCCTCAGTAGGCGTATCCCATGCATCGGCCTTAATGACATTGCCATTGAAGAGCATGTCAGATCCAAGTTCCATTCCCTGTGCAACAACTGTTATTAGCCTCGCAGTGTTAACATTTGCAGGATCAATAGTTCCACCTGATAATGCTACTGTAGCTGTTGCTTCTTCTGGCGATACAGAGAAGTCTTTACTGCCATGTGTATCATCTGCTGACATAAGATAGTCAGTACCTTCCAGCATCCATATCTGGACCTCATGACCATGATCTGCACGGTCATAGATCACAACTAACATCTCACCTAATAGTGTGGTGCCATTACCTCCAATAGGTTCGATATTCTTGACGATGGCTGTATAGTCACCAGAACCACTCATCAGTGAAGTTACATTGAAAACAGAGCTTCCTTTTGGTGATTGGTAGAATCCAAATGACTTCGAATCCTGATATACCGTATCAGGTATGAGATCTGTGCCACTGAAGTTCACGCTCAGATTTGCCAGACATCCGGTTGGATACGTATTGAAGTTGTACCATTTGTCATACCAGTACACATAGAGCCTTGCATCTTTCACAGTCGCACCACTTGGCAGATCAATGTGGTGGATCCTTGTATCGGTTGCCTCTGGATCAAAAGAACTGATCTTTGCACCGCTTACATTGTATTCCACACCACCGCCAATCAAGTTGTAATACATAAATTGATCCAGTGGTTCTTCTGTGGTATCGCAGTCTAAATTCTTGCTCTTGTAGCCGTTATCAACAACACCGCCGATGACATTGATTGTATTATATACCTGCATTGTCGGAATAACCTTCGAAAATATGTTATTCGTCTCATCAGATTCAGTAATAGTTCCGCAACTTCCATCAGGACAGGTCGGACAATTGCTGCAATTGCAGTCAACAGTCACGTTTATCGTGAGCGGAAGTGACTGTGCCGGGAAACCTGCCATAACCGGATAATCCGCACATGTTGGCGTCCAGTCGATGCTGATAGTTGTATTTGCACCTGCTGACAGGCCACCTGTTACGGTTGAACAACCGATCTTGAGACCATCTGCCTCAAAGCAGACATCAAAATCGTCTGTTACATCCTCAGGTCCATTATTGTACACAACCGCAGAGATGTTATTGCTTTGATTGATGTAAACCCGGACTATATCCTCATAGCGCTCATTGCCAGGGTTTACAAGGACATCGTTCACGTTCAGGTCGGGCGCGTTCAGTTCCGGCTCGTATTCCACAGTTAGAATTGTATTGCAGATGTTAACATGTGCATCAAAGCCTTGACTGAACCATGCATCGTTTCCTGATGCTTTCATGTAGTTCGTTACATTCCATGTATGCATATCAAATTCATTAGTATTTACACCGCTTGTATCCAGCTCATTTCCATTGAACTTCGTGCAGTTGCTGCAGGATGGATAGTATCCAGTGAGGTGTACCATAGTGAGATTTGCCATCGCAATATTATCAGTATTCACAGTGCCGACAAAGTTTGTTGTTCCTGTGGGATTAGTGGAACTGAGGGCATCGCTTCCGTCGTTGATCCAGTACTGGATCTGCTTTGGATCATCTCCACCCTCGTAGACTACAACCAGCACAATGCCATAAATCCTGCCATCAATGCTGCCATTGATCTTCGATGTAGTTGCAGTATTTATCTGTCCTGTATTGACTAAGTTGGTAACATTATACCACAACCAATACTTACCGAGGCCTGTGCACCACACATTATCATTACCATCGTTTGTCTCCTCTAAATGTATTGGACCCAGTTTATTACTGGTAGAATCTCCATTAAAGCTGACGTTCACCCAACCAGTGCTATGACCACCCCATACACCTGTATACAGGTAAGCATACTTGACTGTTCCATTAGGCACATCAGTGGTCAGTGTTTGTGTCGTTGTCTCGGTCCAGCCAATGCTGTCATGGAACACGCCACCGTTGACGGTACCATTCATTTTTGTATTCACTGGCCATCCATCTGAATTGTAGTTTGCCATTGCCGGCATTGCCAGCATGCAAATTAGTATTGCGCTTAGAAAAACTATCCGCATTGATTTATTCATATTTATTCCTCATTTATATATTTATTTATTCAGTTATTATTCAATAATCACTATATCTGCTGGGCCCAGAACATCAGTACTCCTTCCTTTTCTCCTTCATGTGAATAATCAACAGGAACTCTAATCCGCAGATCAGCCTCTTCAGTAGCGTTTGGAATCAGCTGGGTCTGATAACCGGTCCATGTCGCATTATTGATCTGGAGCCCTCTGGCATAGAGGTCCTGACCAGTGTCTGTAACCTCTGCTGTCACACTGAGATTAGTGGAACCATTATTCTTGATGAGTATTTGATGAGTTGAGCTGATCTCTCCAGGTCCGAGCGAACCGAAATTTAGATAGGAGGGTGTGACCTCTATGGATATTTCCGGTTTGATGTCGGATATCAGGGATACGGGGGTATTATCTCCAGATTCTGGTGTTAGCTCAGGTAACGTATGCCAGAGCACTAAAAAAGCGTTACTGGGCACCATGTAATCGTCTACAGCCCTGATTCGGGCAGTATTGTTGTTATCGACAAGGTAATTCTGTACGCTCCTTTTATCCACATCCAGATTAGCATAAGGTGTGCCGTTATAGATCCCGGTCCAGTTCTCCAGGTTAAATATTAGCATATTGTCAATGTCGTTTCCTGACTGGATCACTGTAGTAAGTATAGCTTCCTTGATATTTGTGGTATTGATCGTTCCGGAAAATACAGCTTGTGTGGTAGCCTCTTCAGGAGTGAGTCCTGATACTGGCTGGGATGATATTAAATCACAGCCTTCGGCTATCCAGTACTCGATCTCATCTCCGTTAGGTTCGGTATATACTACCAGCAGGCCCACTCCATCCATTGAAAAGTAGCTGTTGTCAGGTCCGGTATTCTCTATCAAAGTAGTATGGTCGCCAGACCCGGTTACATAGTTTGTGACATTATAAGCCCATGTTCCGCTAGGAAAATCGTAGTTACCAAATCCTTTTCTATCATCATATGTTGCCGCAGGTGAGAGTACATCATTATCAAAGGTGAGCTTCAGGTCGGGATACCCGTCTGTTGTATCGATTACACTCCATGTCCAGTATGCATACAGCCGTGCGAACTTTACAGTGGCTCCTGTAGGAATTGAGATGTTGTGTTCAACTTGGTATGGGTTGCCCGGGTATAACTTACCGCTATAATCGCTGCTGCCTAGAGAATAGGTCAGATTACCGGGAATCGTTTCATGGGTAAAAATCGTCAGTGGTTTGTCGCCAAGATATCCATTAACTGATTCAAACGAATCGGTATTGTATGAAGTATCCTGCAAGGTCGTAACCTCAGGGGTTAAGGATGTCGAAATGCCACTGCTACCAATTGCATGGAATTTTACATCTGTAAATTCCACATCACCGGTTTTTCCGTTCGGGTTCAAGCCAGATATTGTTATACTGCCAGCGCTGTTGTCCGCATTCAATGCCAGAACAGATGAATCTGTAGTTCCTTGGGCACCTGTGACCTGTGCAATATCTGGATTATATGTGACTTTAATTGTACCTGTTCCGTAATTGATTACATCGTTAAGCATAATTGAAGCACAGATATCGTTCCCGGGTTCTACACTGACATCATTAATTGAAACAATAGTCTTAGTCGCTTGTGCCGGGGTTGCAAAGATAAATAAAATAAATAGTAATATGATGTTTTTTTTCATAAAATCTCTACTCCCAAGATCCCTTCCCCCAATAATATTACATTATCTGTTATTTTAAATAGATGAAATGAGATGTAATTGTATTATCTCCTGTTTGTCATTCGATAGTATCAATTAAATTAACATCCTATATTTCGTGATTTGCTCTTATAATATTGTAAGTTCGTAATATTTCATTATATTATTTGTAATATCCCGTTTACCTGCTATGTAATATATATATATTTCCATAATATATTTGAATATGCCTTATTTTGTCGAAATAATGTGAAATATGGTGCTAATGATTATCATAATATTATTTCTGCAATTCCAAATACAATCATACCTCTCCTAAATATTATCAGCATGTTGTGGCAACTTTGTACAGTATAGAGCTGCAAATAATCCTTTTAAATATAGACTTTCAGATTTCCAATCCTCAATTTAATTGAAACATAATATGTAATATTTAATGTTACTAAAATAGAAAAACTTATTACTATGTAATCCCTTTGTAATGGATTGCAGATGATAGTTATCAAAAACATAGGTTATACAATAGCCAACTAAAGCTCAGTCACCTGAGAAAACTATCATCCTCCATAAAAACATCTGCACTGTAAATGAAAAATGCAGAGGGTTACTCCTCTTCTCTCTGCGTTTTCCATCCATTGTTGATTGGAGCATCAGGATGACAAACGAATTAGCCAGGATCGGGATAACGTTACCGAATGATCTATTGGCACATTTTGACGAAGCAATTATTAATAATGGTCACGCTTCAAGGTCAGATGCCATAAGGGATTCTCTCAGGAGATACATCCAGTATCATGAATGGATGAATGACGTTAAAGGGGAACGTATAGGAATATTCGAGATAGTCTACAACCCGGTAAAGAAAGGTCTACCTGCCATTATTGAAAAAATAATTTTTGAGTCAAATGAAATATTACTATCCTCGATGCGGGTTCATATTACCAGTGATTATTACATGCGTATTTTAGTCCTGCGCGGAGAAGGAGAACACCTGATAAAAATAGCGGCAAAATTAACTGCCCAAAAAGGTGTGATACATGTGAAAATAAACACTGTGAACTTCTGTGAATAGGGTCACACAAAATATGTTATACTCCTTCTTTTACAGATATTAGGATAACAACAGTTGATAGAGCGTAAATAATGATCCTGTTGACGTTCATCAGTATCCATTTCAAAAAGTAGGGTAATAACATCTGTATGAATCATTATTCGTATTATCTGCCACAGAGAGCACAGAGAGGAAATACTTTGTGGCCTCTGTGCTCTCTGTGGCTATCATTTTTACCCTCTGATTTAAAGTAGATACGTTCATCATCATTCAAAGCTGTCTTAACGCCTTGACCGGGTCCAGCTTTGCACCCCTCCATGCAGGATAAATGCCCGCAATAACGGATATGACCAATGATACCAAAAACCCAGCTGCAAGTATTTGTATATTTATTACTGTTAAATGTTCGAAATCTGCGATCCCCAACTGTGCTACCAGCATGGGCCTGCCCACACTGTCTATTAAAAAGGAAAAAAGAACCCCAAGCAGGTCACCAAGTATCCCTCCCAGTACACCTATTATGATACATTCGGATAGGAACATCCTGATTATGTCCAATTCCGATGCCCCTATAGCCTTGGTAATTCCGATCTCATGAGTCCGCTCATACACCGAAACGATCATCGTATTTATTATCATGAGCCCGCCCACGATCAATGATATGCTTGAAAAGAATGCAAGAACAAGGGTCACAGCGTTCATTATCCTGTTGACCGAATCTATTTCATCCTGTGCACTATAGCAGGTCAGCCCCAGTTTCTCAATGGCAGTTCTTGCAGCCAGCGTCTGGCCGGACTTATCCAGCTTAACAATAATGCCGTCATAAACATCTTTCCCGGTAAGCTCCATGGCAATATTCATATCCATGAATGCCTGGTCATCGGAATCGGTCCCGGTAGGTTTTAACCTGCCTGCTATCACAAAGGTAATATCCTTATCTATCGCCCTGCCTTCTTCTCCGTACAACCTGATCCTGGCATCAATGGCGTTTCCGATCTCTGCTCCCTCTATCTTACTGAATTTCTCCCCGATATCACTTCCCAGCACGATCTGGTATGTTCCTTCCTCAAGCCACATGCCAGCTTCAAGCTTCAGGTCTTTGGCTTCCATATATTTTGCTGAAATGCCATTGGCCTTAAAATATGTCTTATTTGGTGTCACATAATCATCCATGGTATATGGTGCGACTACAGATCCATATTCCCTGACCGCACGTACTTTTGATTCGGTTATCAGGATAATATTTCCATTGCTGACTCCAGGGGATACCTCAATTAAGGTCAGGTCATGGGATTTTTCGATCTCACCAACTGCATTGACACGGATCCCCTCCCCCAGGGATGTAACTCCGACAACGGCTGCTACACCTACTGATATCCCGAGCAAGATCAGCAGTGTCCTGACCTTCTTGGTTCGCAACTGCCTCATTGCCAGTAAGAATGCTTCAATCAACGATCTCACCGTCCGTTATTGTTATCACCCTGTCGGCATTGTTAGCCATTACATTATCATGTGTTGTAACAATGAATGTGATCCCCTGCTCTTTATTCAGCTTCTTCATGAGGTCAATGATCATCTTTCCGGTCCTGGAGTCTATATTCCCTGTTGGTTCATCTGCCAGGATAAGCCTGGGATGGTTTGCAAGTGCACGGGCTATGGACACTCGCTGCTGCTCGCCCCCGGATAGTTCTGAAGGGAGGTGAAGCGCCCTGTCCCTTAGTCCCACAGATTCTAACAGTTCTTCTGCCCTTTTTATACGTTCTGGCTTTGGAACCTTGTTGAAATACATGGGATACCATACATTCTCTATGGCATTCATTGTTGATATGAGGTTAAATCCCTGGAAGACGAACCCCATTGTTTGCCTGTGCAGTTGCACGAGACTACCGGCATTTCCATAGTCGATCTTCACATCATCTATATAGACATCACCGGTGGTAGGCTTGTCCAAGCATCCCACAATGTTTAGCAGTGTAGATTTCCCTGATCCGGACGGGCCCATTATCGAAACAAACTCTCCGCTGGCAACAGTCAGGTTTACATCATTGAGCGCTACCACCTGGTTCCCTGAGCCAAAAGTGTAGTACTTTGACAATCCCTGTGTTTTAACCATACTCACAATTAGTCACCTTTTACCTGCCACATAAGCAAAGGACATTGCAATAATCCCTGCCAGTAGTTCAAAACCTGCTGTTTTATTCGCTTTCGTTTCCCCCTCTCCTTCAAACTCCAGCACCATGATAGCATTTGTCACCAACATGTAATCACCGCTGTCCTGTATGCTGGCAAAATTATCTTTGGGCTTTAGGTAATTTGTTACTTCCCGCTCGTCAATTGCGATCTGGGCTGATTCACTTGTCAAGTAAATATCTTTCCACACTTTTCCGCCGCCGAATAATATCCTGATGATATCTCCCAGAATGGGTGTGACTTCTGCTTTCTCGTTAAAAAAAAGCTTGTTGCGAGTCTGTTTTGCACCCTGGGTTAAGCCCCCTGATGGAGAAGCAGTTATCAGGTATGCCCTGCTCACCTTTTCTGTATCTATCCCACCTTTGAAATATGTGGTCGTTGTAGCCATTTCCGGGGTGATACCATGTTCAGCATAGATCATATCACAACCTTCATTGACCCAGTATTCAATAACTGGCGAGTCCTGGTATTCATAGATTATGAGCAGTCCGATTCCCTGTAAACAAAATGTCCGCTCATCGTCTGCCGAATTTTGTAATGATATCGAATAAGTGCCATTTTCATGTATCCGGTCGCTCAGATCATAAACGTCTGTGCCTGAAAAGAAGTCGTATCTCGCTGCAAATCCTTTGGTATCGATATATCTCGAATCATGTGATACCGGGCTTACACCGCCATGATGCATGACTGATGCATTCATCACCGGATATATACCTTCCAGGCCTTTTTTACTCCATACCCAGTACGTATATGCCCTTGCAAATCTGATACTTGCATTGGCTGGAACAGCAACTTCAAAGTCAACCGTGTAGGTATCATTTGACTTCATCTCTCCGCTGTATTTGCTGTTGCCAAGAGCAAATTCGACACCGCCCGGGTGTACATCATGTAAAACAGTGATCAGCGGTTTATCTCCGGCATATGATGCCGATGCAGGAAAAATAACTATTATCAGGAGACTAAGTAAAATTAAATACGATTTCATCCACATTATTCTCCTCATTTGATTCAATTACATAGTTTTTCTCGTCTACTATTGCTTTGAGGGTATGTTCGCCCCCCGCAACCGTTACCATCAGTTCCTCTTCCATTGAAGAACTGCCATCCAGCTCCCGGATATGCAGTGCCGCAATTTTTTCTTCATCAAGATATAAGTTGATATCAAATTGTCTGGCTGGTGACTCCCCATTATTCATAATGAGTATGGGAACTTGATAGTCTGTTTGTTTGTTTTCGGTGCCGGGTCCGGTACACCCGCTAAAACATGCAGCTACAAGAAGAACTGCCAGCAAGAAGGCTTTTTTTCTTCTAAGACTTCCAATAACCAGTAGCATCAATAACGGTGTTGATGCTTTAGCCAGGCTGTTTTCGGTTTCGGTCTTTTTTGGTTCTCCTATGGAAATAGACAGGTCGGGTCTGGTATTGACATCTACTTCTGCTTCATAGACATTGTTATTTTCATTAGACTCCAGTACTACATTTTCAGGATCGACCATTATCTCCAGGAGATGGGGTCCTGCCGTAGCATGCCAGTTGATCGTTGACCTGATAACACCGCTGGCATCCATATTCACATCAGTCGTTGAAGCCTCACTGCCGTCAACATCCAGCCTGATCCTGACCATCCCTTCATGTAGTCCACCCGGATTACCTATCACTACCGGTATCTCAACATCATTTCCTTCAATAAGATTATTTTCATCGATCTCAACTTCTATCGATAGATCAGGTCCGGAATTTGTATCTGTCCTGTGCTTTAGTACCAGCGACGTGATAACCGGGTGCAGATAGTCTTCACCTTCGTTATCGCCGATCTTCCCATCCCCATCCAGGTCACGTCCTAAAAGGAATGTAAGAATATTATCTGTCTGTGTATATTCAAGCACATCGAAGCATTCAATATCAAAATAACTGCTCCGAATGCCAGAACCAAAACATGCATCACCACTTACCTCATTGGCAATATCCGTTACTCCGGTGTGGTATCCCATATCAAGGAGATATTGAGGTGTGGTCCCAAGCTGGTGGCCATTAAATTGCAGGTAATCAGGCAGGCCCTTTGAACTTGTCAGATAAACTACTGTGAGTTCTGCTTTGTTCGGACTGGTCTGGTCCTGCATATCATTGAAAAATACAGATGTTTCATAATTTATATTTTCCTGCTTCCCGCTCCATCCCCCACTATGGAGATTCACATTCCCGTCATATATCTCGTAGGTGATCCCGGGTGCATTCTTGTCTTCATAGACTGCGGCGAGTACAGCGCCGTACACCCTGCCGTCAAGTTTATTGCCGGGTTCTCCCTGGCTCGTTTCAATGATAACCGCATTCTCGCCGTTCACAACAATATCAGTTACATCATAGTATACCCAGTAAACCCCATGGCCTGAACAGTACACGTTTGAGCTGGCATCATTAATACCCAGCAGTGGTACTTTATCCATGCTTTTGCCGTTCATGTCAACCCGGACCCATCCTTCATACTCTTC
The ANME-2 cluster archaeon DNA segment above includes these coding regions:
- a CDS encoding DUF3344 domain-containing protein encodes the protein MNKSMRIVFLSAILICMLAMPAMANYNSDGWPVNTKMNGTVNGGVFHDSIGWTETTTQTLTTDVPNGTVKYAYLYTGVWGGHSTGWVNVSFNGDSTSNKLGPIHLEETNDGNDNVWCTGLGKYWLWYNVTNLVNTGQINTATTSKINGSIDGRIYGIVLVVVYEGGDDPKQIQYWINDGSDALSSTNPTGTTNFVGTVNTDNIAMANLTMVHLTGYYPSCSNCTKFNGNELDTSGVNTNEFDMHTWNVTNYMKASGNDAWFSQGFDAHVNICNTILTVEYEPELNAPDLNVNDVLVNPGNERYEDIVRVYINQSNNISAVVYNNGPEDVTDDFDVCFEADGLKIGCSTVTGGLSAGANTTISIDWTPTCADYPVMAGFPAQSLPLTINVTVDCNCSNCPTCPDGSCGTITESDETNNIFSKVIPTMQVYNTINVIGGVVDNGYKSKNLDCDTTEEPLDQFMYYNLIGGGVEYNVSGAKISSFDPEATDTRIHHIDLPSGATVKDARLYVYWYDKWYNFNTYPTGCLANLSVNFSGTDLIPDTVYQDSKSFGFYQSPKGSSVFNVTSLMSGSGDYTAIVKNIEPIGGNGTTLLGEMLVVIYDRADHGHEVQIWMLEGTDYLMSADDTHGSKDFSVSPEEATATVALSGGTIDPANVNTARLITVVAQGMELGSDMLFNGNVIKADAWDTPTEAYPGSKINVENVSVKSNLLESGNNMGFQDNGTTGMQASNAILIVETPVIVETPLPDLVVSNIYPQYIFTNLTNVLSVNVMNQGTASTASCNVSLNISHTGGPTVLIATVPALNASESTVVEVGNWKPTVLENISMTTFADSGGVVDEGANEINNNLTVSRNTTGDCAVDDML
- a CDS encoding DUF3344 domain-containing protein; translated protein: MKKNIILLFILFIFATPAQATKTIVSINDVSVEPGNDICASIMLNDVINYGTGTIKVTYNPDIAQVTGAQGTTDSSVLALNADNSAGSITISGLNPNGKTGDVEFTDVKFHAIGSSGISTSLTPEVTTLQDTSYNTDSFESVNGYLGDKPLTIFTHETIPGNLTYSLGSSDYSGKLYPGNPYQVEHNISIPTGATVKFARLYAYWTWSVIDTTDGYPDLKLTFDNDVLSPAATYDDRKGFGNYDFPSGTWAYNVTNYVTGSGDHTTLIENTGPDNSYFSMDGVGLLVVYTEPNGDEIEYWIAEGCDLISSQPVSGLTPEEATTQAVFSGTINTTNIKEAILTTVIQSGNDIDNMLIFNLENWTGIYNGTPYANLDVDKRSVQNYLVDNNNTARIRAVDDYMVPSNAFLVLWHTLPELTPESGDNTPVSLISDIKPEISIEVTPSYLNFGSLGPGEISSTHQILIKNNGSTNLSVTAEVTDTGQDLYARGLQINNATWTGYQTQLIPNATEEADLRIRVPVDYSHEGEKEGVLMFWAQQI
- a CDS encoding ribbon-helix-helix protein, CopG family yields the protein MTNELARIGITLPNDLLAHFDEAIINNGHASRSDAIRDSLRRYIQYHEWMNDVKGERIGIFEIVYNPVKKGLPAIIEKIIFESNEILLSSMRVHITSDYYMRILVLRGEGEHLIKIAAKLTAQKGVIHVKINTVNFCE
- a CDS encoding ABC transporter permease is translated as MRQLRTKKVRTLLILLGISVGVAAVVGVTSLGEGIRVNAVGEIEKSHDLTLIEVSPGVSNGNIILITESKVRAVREYGSVVAPYTMDDYVTPNKTYFKANGISAKYMEAKDLKLEAGMWLEEGTYQIVLGSDIGEKFSKIEGAEIGNAIDARIRLYGEEGRAIDKDITFVIAGRLKPTGTDSDDQAFMDMNIAMELTGKDVYDGIIVKLDKSGQTLAARTAIEKLGLTCYSAQDEIDSVNRIMNAVTLVLAFFSSISLIVGGLMIINTMIVSVYERTHEIGITKAIGASELDIIRMFLSECIIIGVLGGILGDLLGVLFSFLIDSVGRPMLVAQLGIADFEHLTVINIQILAAGFLVSLVISVIAGIYPAWRGAKLDPVKALRQL
- a CDS encoding ABC transporter ATP-binding protein, with protein sequence MVKTQGLSKYYTFGSGNQVVALNDVNLTVASGEFVSIMGPSGSGKSTLLNIVGCLDKPTTGDVYIDDVKIDYGNAGSLVQLHRQTMGFVFQGFNLISTMNAIENVWYPMYFNKVPKPERIKRAEELLESVGLRDRALHLPSELSGGEQQRVSIARALANHPRLILADEPTGNIDSRTGKMIIDLMKKLNKEQGITFIVTTHDNVMANNADRVITITDGEIVD
- a CDS encoding DUF3344 domain-containing protein yields the protein MRRIMWMKSYLILLSLLIIVIFPASASYAGDKPLITVLHDVHPGGVEFALGNSKYSGEMKSNDTYTVDFEVAVPANASIRFARAYTYWVWSKKGLEGIYPVMNASVMHHGGVSPVSHDSRYIDTKGFAARYDFFSGTDVYDLSDRIHENGTYSISLQNSADDERTFCLQGIGLLIIYEYQDSPVIEYWVNEGCDMIYAEHGITPEMATTTTYFKGGIDTEKVSRAYLITASPSGGLTQGAKQTRNKLFFNEKAEVTPILGDIIRILFGGGKVWKDIYLTSESAQIAIDEREVTNYLKPKDNFASIQDSGDYMLVTNAIMVLEFEGEGETKANKTAGFELLAGIIAMSFAYVAGKR
- a CDS encoding DUF3344 domain-containing protein; this translates as MKKILIILFILLLFTFIPAVQASYSYDGIPFTIASQGTVNGGVYIDGGHGMEFPPYSQKFDVPDGHIRWARLYVGIWGGKEEYEGWVRVDMNGKSMDKVPLLGINDASSNVYCSGHGVYWVYYDVTDIVVNGENAVIIETSQGEPGNKLDGRVYGAVLAAVYEDKNAPGITYEIYDGNVNLHSGGWSGKQENINYETSVFFNDMQDQTSPNKAELTVVYLTSSKGLPDYLQFNGHQLGTTPQYLLDMGYHTGVTDIANEVSGDACFGSGIRSSYFDIECFDVLEYTQTDNILTFLLGRDLDGDGKIGDNEGEDYLHPVITSLVLKHRTDTNSGPDLSIEVEIDENNLIEGNDVEIPVVIGNPGGLHEGMVRIRLDVDGSEASTTDVNMDASGVIRSTINWHATAGPHLLEIMVDPENVVLESNENNNVYEAEVDVNTRPDLSISIGEPKKTETENSLAKASTPLLMLLVIGSLRRKKAFLLAVLLVAACFSGCTGPGTENKQTDYQVPILIMNNGESPARQFDINLYLDEEKIAALHIRELDGSSSMEEELMVTVAGGEHTLKAIVDEKNYVIESNEENNVDEIVFNFT